From the genome of Anopheles moucheti chromosome 3, idAnoMoucSN_F20_07, whole genome shotgun sequence, one region includes:
- the LOC128300219 gene encoding nipped-B protein isoform X1: MSDRDVPSVPITTLAGLTSLSDLLSELPISDSLSVSASLNRSLLFHPRVAEEANNLLATRDDALTAQLVTAIEQTNSDSIELKDQYPQPTAPANGVPIDGPALLQAIHSSRPNVFKSPYNPQIHQMFSSAVALGVGNQQQLVAQQQKITPTSQTQFYNLPNESYTNLAQLQQTYTNQQQVPIEQLQSVFQTQHDMQQLQHQQQQLHHAQQAVPNVQQQQQQQLLPQQTQLLQQQFQFAADPNHIIPSPQATIMRGQQQNVLGNSFPNLASQTPTNAVMIGQQPQLHQQVINIHNVPYSSNSAENSQLQQQQLFQQQQQQQHNQNVIVSHASNIVQDQSLPALDPHQSVIQQSASYTAAIHPVVSAPTSNQAVPQATMLQQNHLIPQQQHLNVINQTNNNIHSASTQQHQYSQQPQQQHLPNHTLLPQGQQLAQSQQQHQQSHLNNGSPAVVVSSGMNHQQALYQQQSMPHQQPQQQQQYTNAANLAKLPETAPRNNEYLQQQQSKNLDARGRPSPAQGSTAPETVNTSTSLNMQQHHQGGAMKGPQQAQTAHRYPTPLLGPNKPRPPGAGGGGASQQSNATTPAAIRPIGVSGALISNASSGVMTNRPPVQTPVPASQSSSSTAAMTRPAPAKPHIDTKHLMNRLIPLSEVETLKLPKVIVSSERLTEKHTKILLADEGLKKFLAEEPKMAAKMGLEKKSFDQIFSKMKEESRGSWALKRKAQERIEENPEEYLSKPKVRRVERPAAPVVKKLSKEELMATNTYQRFVSLMNKIFDQLDETETPTMEEGDEQYECIPTGLLNSISTEAAKLKLRNAIDAIPENKLTLLITYAMRSIHSAKNLSGSELQDDLVGDECIEKILNAVEASLLICCLYTSKNTKFLQEDNIDAIIKFVQFQLRETIFASYDPVYSVETKRKAGEGKKKKTITYQQKGITMLYTKTVELSKQLVTMFELFHFVDTIVIHASSLGVEPFFVDNIETLQFVCLDLVTTIFQNEKYAHHRRNIVSDILTSFDRLPHSKRNLRPYKLVNNGGNIQMMTALVLQLIQSSVILPETLTPDSNANAVGTKQRANNVNSADDGAGGGSGKSTDLFIFSKYNTALSIGGNFLTTFLDKCKSRSNETDFRPLFENFIHDLLTTVNKPEWPAAELLLSLLGTMLVKKMSDKGVEQSIRVVSLEYLGIVAARLRKDTVESRCKVKTMDTLIKYIKIEQEKEGDEPLNNSKFQLDEEEERTEFLQKILLDFLAVNAHEGNVVWNHARHFYITQWYRDMMQRKKKIAEGEKGYASRKKAAAKKRKKYQSDSDGSDGADDSDGDDGNIREGQVDQELNSEIFRMLDTRKQYYLSQVAPFGRGASGRSGGGSVGGNYEIKTYIDYSNANLIAQYLASKRSFSQSYDKYLQKIILVVREPVVAIRTRAMKCLANIVEVDQLVLARKDMQMGVQQKLLDTAISVREAAVDLVGKYILSDHELIDQYYEMISQRILDTGVSVRKRVIKILRDICIEYPAHEKIPDICVKMIRRVNDEEGIQKLVMDVFMTMWFTPCNDNDKAAMDRKITQIIDVVCSSHETGTQGFDALLKTIFEPKESKEDSKLKKEIPKTLIKACQQIVDGLVEATMRLEGAENTRLVGCITALHLFAKIQPQLLVNHAISLEPYLNMRCQNQIISKFISSIAEILEQVVPLMDHPSEVFLADLESHLMMLIVTQSRTIVLSCVSCLSTVVNKITKNYKLIRDCFSKLYYKGLVSIKDKLASDPSIPIEQYFRPQFRRSIFTVGLIMRYFDFRLPEVYGAPKSGEESTNQGTHLPANICEDVFATLAFFLSCDHSEVCKEALTSMGNFCVKNYEYLMKVELRDYYNYLLTQDKVLTDMKITVLKNILMYLTEAENQMVRNDKEWSKQSKTEDLKEMGDVSSGMASRVIQIYLKEILRSFLHRDCGVRSWAMRVVEIVLRQGLVHPVQIVPYLICLSTDPEKEVAHSADRHLQEIDKQYPGFVNMKSNAGMQLSYELQDLLQRRDETSIVRGYRVRDPQEPPSAMNGFLYAQLRGTKPQRRGLIQSITKQFDEGKISLRQMLYLADNLAYFPYAVQEEPLFIIHHIDVLISVTGTNLLATFREGLKPLPGTEANTEPNAQNPLEDDDDEDQEGILNRLPEDTSDLENCIRSAQGCMLLLILKQHLKDIYGITDSKISRYSPSESGKIYDKAIQRRSNSLFDPKSTITLLKENRSTGGVKNELERIELVQRYLDFKQLMLRLDPDDPDLLDEDEKPNSVAGTPVKQSLPAATASSAQHNHTTDGTSNNVHVNNVHSTVGGGPLSVSQQNDYSNRSSYHGVVSNVPKTPKTASNRQLASTATRKSAASGRGGAKKKKRKASSSEEEESDASDDDYD, translated from the exons ATGAGTGATCGAGATGTTCCAAGCGTTCCAATAACCACACTTGCTGGTCTTACCAGTCTTTCTGATC tGTTGAGCGAATTACCCATCTCAGATTCGCTGTCCGTATCCGCGTCGCTAAACCGTTCGCTTCTGTTCCACCCGCGAGTGGCCGAGGAAGCGAACAATCTGCTCGCCACACGGGATGATGCTCTCACTGCACAACTCGTTACCGCTATCGAACAAACTAACTCCGATAGCATAGAGCTGAAGGACCAGTATCCACAACCTACTGCTCCTGCCAATGGCGTACCGATCGACGGGCCGGCGCTTTTGCAGGCTATTCATTCCAGTAGGCCAAACGTTTTCAAAAGCCCCTACAATCCACAAATTCACCAAATGTTCAGCAGTGCTGTTGCGCTAGGGGTTGGAAATCAGCAACAGTTGGTggcgcagcagcagaaaataA CTCCAACATCACAGACACAGTTTTACAATCTTCCCAACGAGAGCTATACAAATCTGGCGCAATTACAACAAACGTATACGAATCAGCAACAAGTACCAATCGAGCAATTGCAATCAGTGTTTCAAACTCAACATGAcatgcagcagctgcagcatcagcagcagcaactacaCCATGCACAGCAGGCTGTTCCTAAcgtacagcaacagcaacaacaacagttacTGCCACAGCAAACACAGCTTCTTCAGCAACAGTTTCAATTTGCCGCCGATCCTAACCACATAATCCCTTCGCCACAAGCGACTATTATGCGAGGACAGCAACAAAATGTTCTCGGCAATTCCTTTCCCAACCTTGCTTCCCAAACGCCAACCAATGCAGTAATGATCGGTCAGCAACCGCAACTGCATCAACAGGTGATTAATATACACAATGTTCCATACTCGTCCAATTCTGCAGAAAACAGTcaactgcagcagcaacagctcttccaacagcagcagcaacaacaacacaatcaAAATGTGATCGTTTCGCATGCGTCCAACATCGTGCAAGATCAATCCTTGCCCGCATTGGATCCGCATCAGAGTGTGATCCAACAGTCCGCATCTTACACAGCTGCAATCCATCCGGTGGTTTCAGCACCTACCAGTAATCAGGCGGTGCCACAGGCGACTATGTTGCAACAAAATCACTTAATCCCACAACAACAG CATCTAAATGTGATAAATCAAACGAATAATAATATACACAGTGCCTCAACCCAACAGCACCAATATTCGcaacaaccgcagcagcagcatctgcCAAATCACACCCTTTTGCCGCAAGGACAGCAGTTAGCGCAAtctcaacagcagcatcagcaatcTCATCTAAACAATGGCAGCCCCGCCGTGGTCGTATCTTCTGGAATGAATCATCAGCAAGCCCTATACCAGCAGCAGTCGATGCCCCATCAGCagccgcagcaacagcagcaatacaCCAATGCTGCTAACTTGGCGAAGCTTCCAGAAACGGCACCTCGGAACAACGAAtatttgcagcagcagcaaagcaaaaatctAGATGCGCGAGGGCGACCATCCCCGGCACAAGGGAGCACAGCGCCGGAAACGGTCAACACGTCAACGTCATTGAACATGCAACAGCATCATCAGGGCGGTGCTATGAAAGGTCCGCAGCAGGCACAAACGGCACATCGGTATCCTACTCCTCTGTTGGGTCCCAACAAACCAAGACCTCCGGGagctggtggtggcggtgctAGTCAACAATCCAATGCTACCACACCTGCCGCCATACGTCCGATCGGTGTTAGTGGAGCGTTGATAAGCAATGCGTCCTCTGGGGTGATGACGAATCGTCCCCCAGTACAAACACCGGTCCCTGCATCTCAATCGAGCAGTAGTACAGCAGCGATGACACGACCAGCTCCTGCGAAACCCCATATCGACACAAAGCATCTGATGAACCGCTTGATACCGCTGAGTGAAGTGGAAACCCTCAAGCTACCCAAAGTGATCGTTAGCTCGGAACGGTTAACCGAAAAGCACACCAAAATACTGCTTGCCGATGAAGGGCTAAAGAAGTTCTTAGCCGAAGAGCCGAAAATGGCCGCCAAAATGGGATTGGAAAAAAAGAGCTTCGATCAGATTTTCAgtaaaatgaaagaagaatCACGAGGATCTTGGGCTCTGAAACGGAAGGCACAGGAAAGGATCGAAGAAAACCCGGAGGAGTATCTGAGCAAGCCGAAGGTACGGCGGGTAGAACGGCCGGCAGCACCCGTGGTGAAGAAGCTCAGCAAGGAAGAACTGATGGCCACGAACACCTACCAGCGGTTCGTTTCGTTGATGAACAAAATATTCGATCAACTCGACGAAACGGAAACGCCTACCATGGAGGAAGGCGACGAGCAGTACGAATGCATTCCTACGGGGCTGCTGAACAGCATCAGTACCGAGGCGGCAAAGCTAAAGCTGCGAAATGCGATCGATGCAATACCCGAAAACAAACTGACCTTACTAATTACGTACGCGATGCGGTCGATCCATTCGGCGAAAAATCTGAGCGGGTCCGAGCTGCAGGACGATTTGGTTGGGGACGAGTGCATTGAGAAGATTCTGAACGCGGTCGAAGCGTCTCTGCTCATTTGCTGTCTGTACACGAGCAAGAACACGAAATTCCTGCAGGAAGATAACATCGACGCTATCATCAAGTTCGTGCAATTTCAGCTGCGCGAAACGATTTTCGCTTCGTACGATCCGGTTTATTCGGtggaaacgaaaaggaaagccGGCGagggcaagaagaagaaaacgatcACGTACCAGCAAAAAGGAATAACGATGCTGTACACGAAAACGGTCGAACTGTCCAAGCAGCTGGTAACGATGTTCGAGCTGTTTCACTTCGTCGATACGATCGTGATACACGCTTCATCCCTTGGCGTAGAACCGTTTTTTGTCGACAATATAGAAACGTTGCAGTTCGTTTGTCTCGATCTAGTAACGACGATCTTTCAAAACGAAAAGTACGCACATCATCGGAGAAACATCGTGTCGGACATACTGACGTCGTTCGATCGATTACCGCACTCGAAACGTAACCTTCGGCCGTACAAGCTGGTCAACAACGGTGGTAACATACAGATGATGACGGCTCTGGTGCTGCAGCTAATTCAGTCTTCCGTCATTCTGCCCGAAACACTCACACCGGACAGTAACGCAAACGCAGTTGGTACGAAACAGAGGGCCAATAATGTGAACAGTGCCGACGATGGTGCGGGTGGTGGCAGTGGAAAAAGCACAGATCTGTTCATCTTCTCGAAGTACAACACGGCACTGAGCATCGGTGGTAACTTTCTGACCACCTTTCTGGACAAATGCAAAAGCCGCTCGAATGAAACCGATTTCCGTCCATTGTTCGAGAACTTCATCCACGATCTGCTGACGACCGTAAACAAACCGGAATGGCCAGCCGCGGAGTTGCTGCTGAGTCTGCTCGGCACGATGCTGGTGAAGAAAATGTCCGACAAGGGCGTCGAACAATCGATAAGGGTTGTGTCGCTGGAGTATCTTGGCATTGTGGCGGCTCGGTTACGGAAGGACACGGTCGAATCGCGATGTAAGGTGAAAACAATGGATACCCTTATCAAGTACATCAAGATCGAGCAGGAAAAGGAAGGTGACGAGCCGCTGAACAACAGTAAGTTCCAGCTGGACGAGGAGGAAGAACGGACGGAGTTTTTGCAGAAGATTTTGCTCGACTTTCTCGCTGTGAATGCGCACGAGGGCAACGTGGTGTGGAACCATGCGCGTCACTTTTACATCACACAGTGGTATCGGGATATGATGCAGCGCAAGAAGAAAATTGCTGAGGGCGAGAAAGGATACGCATCACGGAAGAAGGCAGCGGcgaagaaacggaaaaagtatcAAAGCGACTCGGACGGATCGGATGGTGCGGACGATTCGGACGGTGACGATGGTAACATTCGCGAGGGTCAGGTCGATCAGGAACTGAACAGTGAAATCTTCCGAATGCTGGACACGCGGAAGCAATACTATTTGAGTCAGGTGGCACCGTTTGGAAGGGGTGCAAGTGGTCGGTCAGGGGGCGGTTCGGTCGGTGGAAATTACGAGATTAAAACTTATATCGACTATAGTAATGCGAACCTGATCGCACAGTATCTGGCGAGCAAACGTTCCTTCTCGCAAAGCTATGACAAGTATTTGCAAAAGATCATTCTGGTCGTGCGGGAACCTGTGGTCGCGATACGGACGCGCGCGATGAAATGTCTCGCAAATATCGTGGAAGTGGATCAGCTCGTGCTCGCCCGTAAGGATATGCAGATGGGTGTGCAGCAAAAGCTGCTCGATACGGCCATTTCTGTGCGAGAAGCAGCTGTGGATCTGGTCGGGAAGTATATCCTGTCCGATCACGAACTTATTGATCAGTATTACGAAATGATTTCGCAACGAATACTG GATACGGGCGTTTCGGTTCGGAAACGGGTAATCAAGATCCTTCGAGACATCTGCATAGAGTATCCGGCGCACGAGAAGATACCGGACATTTGCGTAAAAATGATCCGACGAGTGAACGACGAGGAAGGAATCCAAAAGTTGGTCATGGACGTGTTCATGACCATGTGGTTTACACCGTGCAATGATAACGATAAG GCTGCAATGGATAGAAAAATTACTCAGATTATAGATGTCGTCTGTTCGTCGCACGAAACGGGCACACAAGGTTTTGACGCCTTACTAAAAACG atattTGAACCAAAAGAAAGTAAAGAAGATTCGAAGCTGAAAAAAGAAATTCCTAAAACCTTGATCAAAGCCTGCCAGCAGATTGTCGATGGTTTAGTGGAGGCCACGATGCGACTGGAAGGAGCAGAGAATACGCGGCTAGTAGGTTGCATCACGGCATTGCATTTGTTTGCGAAAATTCAGCCCCAGCTTCTAGTGAACCATGCAATTTCGTTGGAACCGTATCTGAATATGCGATGCCAGAACCAGATCATCTCGAAATTTATCAGCTCGATAGCAGAAATTCTTGAACAG GTCGTCCCACTAATGGATCATCCAAGCGAGGTATTTTTAGCAGATCTTGAGTCACATCTGATGATGCTAATCGTCACACAAAGCCGCACTATCGTGCTGAGTTGCGTTTCCTGTTTGTCTACGGTTGTAAACAAAATCACAAAGAACTACAAATTGATTCGGGACTGTTTTTCCAA ATTGTACTATAAAGGTCTAGTATCGATCAAAGACAAGCTTGCATCGGATCCATCGATTCCTATTGAACAGTACTTCCGGCCACAATTCCGACGCAGCATATTTACGGTAGGTTTGATTATGCGATACTTTGACTTCCGACTACCAGAAGTGTACGGTGCGCCTAAAAGCGGCGAAGAATCCACCAATCAAG GTACGCACCTACCAGCAAACATCTGCGAGGACGTGTTCGCAACACTGGCATTTTTCCTTTCGTGTGATCATAGCGAAGTTTGCAAGGAAGCCCTTACCTCGATGGGTAACTTTTGTGTGAAAAACTACGAATATCTGATGAAGGTCGAGCTACGAGATTACTACAACTATCTCCTCACGCAAGATAAAGTACTGACAGACATGAAAATAACGGTGCTGAAAAATATTCTCATGTATCTTACGGAGGCAGAAAATCAAATGGTGCGGAACGATAAGGAAT GGtcgaaacaatcgaaaacggAGGATCTGAAGGAAATGGGCGACGTGTCCTCTGGCATGGCGAGTCGTGTGATACAGATATACCTGAAGGAGATACTGCGCAGCTTTCTGCACCGAGATTGCGGTGTGCGGAGTTGGGCGATGCGGGTCGTCGAGATAGTCCTGCGGCAAGGCTTGGTCCATCCAGTACAAATAGTTCCTTACCTTATATGCTTAAGTACAGATCCGGAAAAAGAG GTGGCACACAGTGCGGACAGACATTTGCAGGAAATCGATAAGCAGTACCCGGGTTTTGTAAATATGAAATCGAACGCCGGTATGCAACTGTCATACGAGCTGCAGGATCTATTGCAGCGGCGAGACGAGACCAGCATTGTACGGGGTTACCGGGTGAGGGATCCGCAAGAACCTCCATCAGCCATGAACGGGTTCCTGTACGCACAGTTACGAGGAACGAAACCACAGCGACGTGGACTTATTCAATCGATCACGAAGCAGTTCGATGAAGGCAAAATCAGCCTACGGCAAATGTTGTATCTGGCGGACAATCTTGCCTACTTCCCGTACGCCGTGCAAGAAGAGCCTTTGTTCATTATCCATCACATTGATGTGCTCATTTCTGTGACGGGCACGAACTTGCTAGCGACGTTCCGAGAAGGATTGAAGCCACTGCCGGGGACCGAAGCAAATACCGAACCTAATG CACAAAATCCCctcgaagatgatgatgacgaagaCCAAGAAGGAATATTGAATCGACTTCCAGAAGATACTTCCGATTTGGAAAATTGCATCAGGTCAGCTCAAGGTTGCATGCTTCTCTTAATACTCAAACAACATCTAAAGGATATTTACGGTATCACGGATAG caAAATATCGCGGTACTCCCCATCAGAATCTGGCAAAATCTACGACAAAGCCATTCAACGAAGATCCAACTCACTGTTCGATCCCAAGTCAACGATTACGTTACTGAAGGAAAACCGCAGCACTGGCGGTGTCAAGAATGAACTGGAACGAATCGAGCTGGTGCAACGATACTTAGAC TTCAAACAGCTTATGCTGAGGCTAGATCCGGATGACCCGGACCTACTGGATGAAGATGAAAAACCAAACTCGGTCGCCGGAACGCCGGTGAAACAAAGCCTGCCGGCTGCAACGGCATCATCCGCCCAACATAATCACACAACAGATGGAACAAGCAATAATGTTCACGTGAATAACGTGCACAGCACTGTCGGTGGCGGCCCCCTGTCGGTTTCGCAACAGAAT GATTATAGCAATCGATCGTCTTACCACGGTGTCGTCAGCAATGTGCCCAAGACACCGAAAACGGCATCGAATCGGCAACTGGCGTCGACGGCAACACGCAAATCGGCTGCCAGTGGGCGCGGTGgtgcgaagaagaagaaacgaaAAGCGTCCAGCTCCGAGGAGGAGGAAAGTGATGCCAGTGACGATGATTACGATTAA